Proteins from a single region of Chryseobacterium sp. T16E-39:
- a CDS encoding ATP-binding protein translates to MSLKRKIALNLSIAFSLLFGIVMVIIYMSFNDFRRDEFKERFRQRLEFTSHFISESKDFEEEAPIFFNENSDNILLNEKILIFNAEKELIYSTIKDRNVTWDAALLKELDQRKTIYTEKTVPEIYAALKNIKGENYYILTSAFDSNGKSKLSYLKYLLVTAYVMSTLLIGLFSYYFMGQFLRPLEELNKEISEVTAHKLTTQIPVQQSQDEISILAQSFNTMIVRLNDVFQSQKDFTASASHEIRTPITRMAFQLENLIKFESHSPETLSSLKQIQKDVYQLSDLTNSLLLLTKFDKENIQSLYEEVRIDEVIFSSFETVEKSYPELKMDFLISEETSEQALLTIKGIQSLLDIVFINLFKNAAVYSDNIEVDVLITETASKLMVDVISHGNTISENEQSKLFEAFMRGNNSQNISGSGLGLRIVKRILEYHGAGIIYSSPSENVNKFSVVFSKI, encoded by the coding sequence ATGTCATTAAAAAGGAAGATCGCTTTAAACTTAAGTATTGCCTTCTCATTACTTTTTGGTATTGTGATGGTCATTATCTACATGTCTTTTAATGATTTTAGAAGGGATGAGTTTAAAGAGAGATTTCGACAAAGGCTGGAGTTTACGTCTCATTTTATTTCCGAATCTAAGGACTTTGAGGAAGAAGCTCCCATTTTTTTTAATGAAAATTCGGATAATATCCTTCTCAATGAGAAAATATTGATTTTTAATGCTGAAAAGGAATTGATCTATAGCACCATAAAAGATCGTAATGTTACCTGGGATGCTGCTTTGCTAAAAGAATTAGATCAGAGAAAGACAATATATACCGAAAAAACAGTTCCCGAAATATATGCTGCACTTAAAAATATAAAGGGAGAAAACTATTATATTCTTACCAGTGCCTTCGACAGTAATGGAAAGTCAAAATTATCATACCTGAAATATTTGCTTGTTACAGCCTATGTAATGAGCACACTTCTTATTGGGCTTTTTAGCTATTATTTTATGGGGCAGTTTCTTCGCCCATTGGAAGAACTTAATAAAGAGATTTCTGAAGTTACTGCACATAAACTGACCACACAAATTCCCGTACAACAATCACAAGATGAAATTAGTATATTAGCACAATCATTTAATACCATGATTGTACGATTGAACGATGTTTTTCAATCGCAAAAAGATTTCACGGCGAGCGCCTCGCATGAAATACGAACACCGATTACAAGAATGGCGTTCCAGCTGGAGAACCTGATTAAATTTGAATCACATTCTCCTGAGACACTATCTTCATTAAAACAGATTCAGAAAGATGTTTATCAGCTATCTGATCTGACCAATTCCTTATTACTTCTAACCAAATTTGACAAAGAGAATATTCAGAGTCTGTACGAAGAGGTAAGGATTGATGAAGTTATATTCAGTTCCTTCGAAACCGTAGAAAAAAGTTATCCGGAGCTGAAAATGGATTTTTTAATTTCTGAAGAAACTTCAGAGCAAGCATTATTAACTATAAAAGGAATACAATCATTGCTAGACATTGTATTTATTAATCTGTTCAAAAATGCAGCGGTATATTCAGATAATATTGAAGTAGATGTTCTTATTACAGAAACTGCTTCAAAACTGATGGTGGATGTTATTTCTCATGGGAATACGATTTCTGAGAATGAACAGTCGAAACTATTTGAGGCTTTCATGAGAGGGAATAACTCTCAGAATATTTCGGGTTCCGGATTAGGGCTTCGTATTGTCAAGAGAATTTTAGAATATCATGGAGCTGGTATTATTTACTCCTCGCCATCAGAAAATGTGAATAAGTTTAGTGTTGTTTTTTCTAAAATTTAA
- a CDS encoding tyrosine-type recombinase/integrase, with the protein MLDKFLEYLAFEKRYSPHTITSYKKDLEDFSYFFLKTESSEDISKADKKVIRNFIVDLSENNISKRSINRKLSSLRSFYLYLLKIGEIKVSPTETISSLKFYAEKQIPISQEEMQVLDNAFFEQERDVLDHCIIEVLYQTGIRKAELCGLIFENVNLDGNELKIIGKGNKERYVPISDDLTILLRSYLEFRKPNEEHISYFFVNKKGKKLTEKFVYVVVNKYLSLITSKQKRSPHILRHSFATHVLDNGAEISKVKKILGHSSLASTQVYTNANIEQLKKVFNQAHPRASKKEEL; encoded by the coding sequence ATGTTGGATAAATTTTTAGAATATTTAGCGTTCGAAAAGAGGTATTCACCTCATACGATTACAAGTTATAAAAAAGATCTTGAGGATTTTTCTTATTTTTTTCTCAAAACAGAATCTTCTGAAGATATTTCCAAAGCAGATAAAAAAGTTATTCGAAACTTTATTGTTGACTTAAGTGAAAATAATATTTCCAAAAGAAGTATTAATAGGAAACTTTCTTCACTCCGTAGTTTTTATCTTTATCTTTTAAAAATTGGTGAAATTAAAGTTTCTCCTACCGAAACTATTTCCTCCCTTAAATTTTATGCCGAAAAACAGATCCCCATTTCCCAGGAAGAAATGCAAGTGCTTGATAATGCATTTTTTGAACAGGAGCGCGACGTTTTAGATCATTGCATTATAGAGGTTTTATATCAGACTGGTATTCGTAAGGCAGAGCTTTGTGGCTTGATATTTGAGAATGTAAACTTAGATGGAAATGAGTTGAAGATTATAGGTAAAGGAAACAAAGAAAGGTATGTTCCTATATCTGATGATTTAACCATTTTATTAAGAAGTTATTTAGAATTCAGGAAACCTAATGAAGAGCATATATCTTATTTTTTCGTCAATAAGAAGGGCAAAAAACTCACGGAAAAATTTGTTTATGTAGTGGTAAATAAGTACCTTAGTCTTATAACTTCGAAGCAAAAAAGAAGTCCTCATATTCTAAGGCATAGCTTTGCTACACACGTTTTGGATAATGGGGCAGAGATCTCAAAAGTAAAAAAAATATTAGGGCATTCCAGTCTTGCGAGTACGCAGGTATATACAAATGCTAATATTGAACAATTGAAAAAAGTGTTTAATCAGGCTCATCCTCGAGCGTCTAAAAAAGAAGAATTATGA
- a CDS encoding CocE/NonD family hydrolase — protein sequence MKINLTKLSMALLCLIISIEIFAQQKFSLPDNDHYIINDSVMIKTKYGITLSAVVVRKKGVKEKLPAALFYFIYSNKNRSLMEAKYAADHGYIGIVADTRGKRLSPGPIEPYEHETQDVNAVIDWIADQSWSDGRVGMYGGSYSGFAQWAATKYLHPALKTIVPYVAAIPGLGVPMENNVFILANYQWAFYITNNKYTDDSVNNDSARWRRMRNNWWESGLAYNKVDSIDGTPNPWFQKWLSHPDYDAYWQSMVPYKEDFKHINIPVLSITGYYDDGQVSALEYLREHYKYNPSAQHYLIIGPYDHFGAQKGGVAELRGYQVDSGALINTREITFQWFDYILKGGKKPALLEDKINFQVMGANKWKHVSSLEKMEDQHIRFYLDSVSGKKLLSEKKPVKEVFMHQRVNLADRTSFYNDYYPDPIIKKELDTINGLFFVTKPFNQSVSVSGALKGELKAIINKKDMDIGLSLYEITPSGEYFQLSYFLGRASYAQDMSKRKLLVAGELETIPFYRSRVFSRQLQKGSRLLLMLNIDKNPFAQINYGTGKDVSKETVKDAGVPLDIQWSTGSYIDLGVSDSKSLF from the coding sequence ATGAAAATAAACTTAACAAAATTGAGTATGGCTTTGCTATGCCTGATAATTAGCATCGAAATCTTTGCACAACAAAAATTCTCTTTGCCAGATAACGATCATTACATCATTAACGATAGTGTCATGATTAAAACCAAATATGGCATCACCTTATCTGCTGTGGTGGTCAGGAAAAAAGGCGTAAAAGAAAAGCTGCCTGCTGCTCTTTTCTATTTTATTTATTCCAATAAAAACAGGAGCCTGATGGAAGCGAAATATGCTGCCGATCATGGCTACATAGGCATTGTGGCCGATACGAGAGGTAAACGCCTGAGTCCGGGGCCAATTGAACCTTACGAACATGAAACACAGGATGTGAATGCAGTTATTGATTGGATTGCAGACCAATCTTGGAGTGACGGAAGGGTGGGGATGTACGGCGGAAGCTATTCTGGTTTTGCACAATGGGCTGCAACCAAATACCTGCATCCGGCGCTTAAAACAATTGTACCCTACGTAGCTGCAATTCCAGGACTAGGAGTGCCGATGGAAAATAATGTGTTTATATTGGCTAACTATCAATGGGCATTCTACATCACCAATAATAAATATACGGATGATTCCGTGAACAACGATAGTGCCCGGTGGCGTAGGATGCGGAACAACTGGTGGGAAAGTGGCTTGGCTTACAACAAGGTAGATAGTATTGATGGCACTCCCAACCCCTGGTTTCAGAAATGGCTCTCCCATCCCGATTATGATGCTTACTGGCAGTCGATGGTACCTTATAAAGAGGATTTTAAGCATATTAATATTCCTGTACTCAGTATCACGGGTTATTATGATGATGGGCAGGTTTCTGCACTCGAATACCTCAGGGAGCATTACAAATACAATCCCTCTGCCCAACATTATTTGATTATAGGCCCTTACGATCATTTTGGAGCACAAAAAGGGGGAGTGGCAGAATTGAGGGGGTATCAGGTAGATTCGGGTGCGTTGATCAATACCCGTGAAATTACCTTTCAGTGGTTTGATTATATCCTTAAGGGAGGAAAGAAGCCTGCCTTATTAGAAGATAAGATCAATTTTCAGGTAATGGGCGCAAATAAATGGAAGCATGTTTCTTCATTGGAAAAAATGGAAGACCAACATATCCGCTTTTATTTAGATAGTGTTTCTGGTAAAAAGTTGCTTTCTGAGAAAAAGCCAGTTAAAGAGGTTTTTATGCATCAAAGGGTTAACCTTGCAGATAGGACTTCATTTTATAACGATTACTATCCAGACCCTATCATTAAAAAAGAGCTTGATACCATTAATGGACTTTTCTTTGTTACTAAACCATTTAACCAGTCAGTTTCGGTTTCTGGTGCATTGAAGGGAGAGCTTAAGGCAATAATCAATAAAAAAGATATGGATATAGGCCTTAGCTTATACGAAATTACTCCTTCGGGAGAATATTTTCAGCTTTCCTATTTTCTGGGAAGAGCAAGTTATGCACAGGATATGAGCAAACGGAAATTGCTGGTGGCAGGAGAATTAGAAACTATTCCATTTTATAGGTCGAGAGTTTTCAGCAGACAGCTTCAAAAAGGAAGTAGGTTACTTTTGATGCTTAATATTGATAAAAACCCTTTTGCACAGATCAATTATGGCACTGGTAAAGATGTGAGTAAAGAAACAGTGAAAGACGCTGGTGTTCCTCTCGATATTCAATGGTCTACAGGCAGTTATATTGATCTTGGCGTGTCGGATTCAAAGTCGTTGTTTTAA
- the rpsU gene encoding 30S ribosomal protein S21, with protein MLIIPVKDGESIDRALKKYKRKFDKTGTVRQLRSRQAFIKPSVTLRQSKLKAAYKQRALSKEEQA; from the coding sequence ATGTTAATAATACCAGTAAAAGATGGTGAATCCATCGATAGAGCTTTAAAAAAATATAAAAGAAAATTTGATAAAACAGGTACAGTTCGTCAATTAAGATCTAGACAAGCGTTTATCAAGCCTTCAGTAACTTTGAGACAGTCTAAGTTGAAAGCTGCTTACAAGCAAAGAGCACTTAGCAAGGAAGAGCAGGCTTAA
- a CDS encoding HPF/RaiA family ribosome-associated protein — translation MKITVQSIGLTPHEPLESHIEKKVSKLETFYDKIHECKIFLKVENNSDRLNKTAELILAVPGDDIVVKKTAVSFEESLDLCVDTAKKLLIKKKETA, via the coding sequence ATGAAGATCACAGTACAATCAATTGGTTTAACTCCACACGAACCATTGGAATCGCACATCGAAAAAAAAGTAAGCAAATTAGAAACGTTTTATGACAAAATTCATGAATGCAAAATCTTCTTGAAAGTTGAAAATAACTCGGACAGATTAAATAAAACTGCTGAACTTATTTTGGCGGTTCCGGGTGACGATATCGTAGTAAAAAAGACCGCTGTAAGTTTTGAAGAGAGTTTGGATCTATGTGTTGATACTGCTAAGAAGCTACTAATCAAGAAAAAAGAAACGGCTTAG
- a CDS encoding TolC family protein: MNKIAGLFVVISSFMTAQQQMSLLDCEKAFQTNNLQLLAQQYNINMADADIIQAKIWELPQLSGQINAYNPEGRKVFDVGHAKGAQVTQLIYMGGKKKNEIAFAKSNKELAQLQFSQLLVDLKTQLHTTYYNLYFQKLKLENTNKQLGYMKELLSAYKVQSAKGNVSLKDEVRLQSIVIQLNNDKVEINKNILAVEQNLKVLTGITEDIEPELSDSEAKEILATQPFGDEEELKKKALENNADYQYNIKLIDNSKLFAQWQKSLNVPDLNVGAGWDQNGGTFKNEVNLMVGIPLPLWKSNQGNVEKANYAIQQNQKNADYQKLDLETKVQSSYRTWKSQYDQLAEIKATDLNNLDLVYNGMLKNFRSGNVSLIEFTDFMESYRQTALQIYDMKNDIIQSAEQLNQLVQTKIFY, encoded by the coding sequence ATGAACAAAATTGCAGGACTGTTCGTTGTCATTTCCTCATTCATGACAGCACAACAGCAAATGTCTCTTCTGGATTGTGAAAAAGCTTTCCAGACGAATAACCTTCAGCTGCTCGCCCAGCAGTATAATATCAATATGGCAGATGCTGATATTATACAGGCTAAGATCTGGGAACTTCCACAGTTAAGCGGGCAGATCAATGCATATAATCCTGAAGGGAGAAAAGTGTTTGATGTGGGGCATGCTAAAGGAGCACAGGTGACTCAACTCATTTATATGGGTGGGAAGAAGAAAAATGAGATTGCATTTGCAAAATCAAATAAAGAGCTGGCTCAACTTCAATTTTCTCAACTTCTGGTTGATCTTAAAACACAACTTCACACAACATACTACAATCTCTACTTTCAAAAATTAAAACTCGAGAATACCAATAAGCAATTGGGATATATGAAAGAACTTCTGAGTGCTTACAAAGTACAGTCTGCAAAGGGAAATGTATCTCTTAAAGATGAAGTAAGACTACAGAGTATCGTGATCCAGCTGAATAACGACAAAGTTGAGATCAATAAAAACATTCTCGCAGTTGAGCAAAATTTAAAAGTTTTAACGGGAATTACCGAAGATATAGAGCCAGAACTATCCGATTCTGAAGCTAAAGAAATTTTAGCTACTCAACCGTTCGGAGATGAAGAAGAGCTAAAGAAAAAAGCATTGGAAAATAATGCAGATTATCAATATAACATAAAATTGATTGATAACAGTAAGCTTTTTGCACAATGGCAGAAATCATTAAATGTTCCTGATCTTAATGTAGGAGCAGGATGGGACCAGAATGGTGGAACCTTCAAAAATGAAGTTAATTTAATGGTGGGAATTCCATTACCTCTATGGAAGAGCAATCAGGGAAATGTTGAGAAAGCAAACTATGCCATCCAGCAGAATCAAAAAAATGCTGATTACCAAAAGCTCGACCTGGAAACTAAAGTACAGTCTTCTTACAGAACCTGGAAAAGTCAATACGATCAATTAGCAGAAATAAAAGCCACAGACCTAAATAATCTGGATCTGGTATACAATGGAATGCTAAAAAATTTCAGAAGCGGAAATGTGAGTCTTATTGAATTTACAGACTTTATGGAAAGCTACAGGCAGACAGCCCTTCAGATCTACGATATGAAAAATGACATCATTCAATCGGCTGAACAGCTTAATCAATTAGTACAAACTAAAATCTTCTATTAA
- a CDS encoding response regulator transcription factor, translated as MNILLLEDDLILSAELCKFLESNHFACDKIYDGETFLRQIKNNSYDLYLLDINVPKINGLDVCQTIRSFDKNTPIIIISAYGDLSDKKDAFTRLADDYLVKPFQFEELLLRVNSLLRRKMPVDTSDQEIVRIDDLIINKTEQKVFRAGNEITLTLKEFQLLAYLADAQGRTVSKQQITEHVWEHNFNTNTNTVEVYINFLRKKIDKDFKVKLIHTRSGFGYYLSPL; from the coding sequence ATGAATATACTTTTATTGGAAGACGACCTTATTCTCTCTGCGGAACTTTGTAAGTTTTTAGAATCAAACCATTTCGCATGTGATAAAATTTATGATGGTGAAACCTTCCTTCGTCAGATAAAAAATAATTCTTACGATTTATATTTACTTGATATCAATGTTCCCAAGATTAATGGATTGGATGTCTGTCAAACGATTCGTTCTTTTGATAAAAATACACCGATCATCATCATTTCCGCTTATGGAGATCTTTCTGATAAAAAAGATGCCTTTACAAGGCTTGCTGATGACTATCTCGTGAAACCTTTCCAGTTTGAAGAGCTATTGTTACGGGTAAATTCTTTATTGCGAAGAAAAATGCCTGTAGATACCTCCGATCAGGAAATTGTAAGGATTGATGATTTGATTATTAATAAAACCGAACAGAAAGTATTCCGGGCGGGAAATGAAATTACACTTACATTAAAGGAGTTTCAATTATTGGCGTATCTGGCCGATGCCCAGGGAAGAACGGTTTCTAAACAGCAGATCACAGAGCATGTATGGGAACATAACTTTAACACCAATACCAATACAGTAGAAGTATATATCAATTTCCTGAGAAAGAAAATTGATAAAGATTTTAAAGTTAAACTGATCCATACCCGATCGGGTTTTGGATATTACTTAAGCCCGTTATAG